In the Quercus lobata isolate SW786 chromosome 5, ValleyOak3.0 Primary Assembly, whole genome shotgun sequence genome, one interval contains:
- the LOC115992384 gene encoding 40S ribosomal protein S12 isoform X2, with protein MSGEEVAVPAEAPAAAPLGEAMDIMTALQVVLRKSLAHGGLARGLHEGAKVIEKHAAQLCVLAEDCNQPDYVKLVKGLCADHNVSLMTVPSAKTLGEWAGLCKIDSEGKARKVVGCSCVVVKDFGEVHEALHIVQEHVKSH; from the exons ATGTCAGG TGAAGAGGTTGCTGTTCCAGCTGAGGCACCAGCTGCAGCTCCTCTAGGGGAGGCCATGGACATCATGACTGCCTTACAGGTTGTGCTTAGAAAATCACTTGCTCATGGGGGGCTTGCTCGAGGCCTTCATGAAGGTGCAAAAGTTATCGAGAAGCATGCTGCCCAACTTTGTGTACTGGCAGAGGACTGCAACCAGCCCGATTATGTTAAACTGGTTAAAGGACTTTGTGCTGACCACAACGTAAGCTTGATGACAGTCCCAAGTGCAAAGACCCTTGGCGAGTGGGCTGGT TTGTGCAAGATTGATTCTGAGGGAAAGGCTAGGAAGGTAGTTGGCTGCTCTTGTGTTGTTGTGAAG GATTTTGGGGAGGTTCATGAAGCTCTTCATATTGTTCAGGAGCATGTCAAGTCTCACTGA
- the LOC115992384 gene encoding 40S ribosomal protein S12 isoform X1 gives MGYSLISIYTMSSEEVAVPAEAPAAAPLGEAMDIMTALQVVLRKSLAHGGLARGLHEGAKVIEKHAAQLCVLAEDCNQPDYVKLVKGLCADHNVSLMTVPSAKTLGEWAGLCKIDSEGKARKVVGCSCVVVKDFGEVHEALHIVQEHVKSH, from the exons ATGGGTTACTCACTGATTTCAATTTATACCATGAGCAGTGAAGAGGTTGCTGTTCCAGCTGAGGCACCAGCTGCAGCTCCTCTAGGGGAGGCCATGGACATCATGACTGCCTTACAGGTTGTGCTTAGAAAATCACTTGCTCATGGGGGGCTTGCTCGAGGCCTTCATGAAGGTGCAAAAGTTATCGAGAAGCATGCTGCCCAACTTTGTGTACTGGCAGAGGACTGCAACCAGCCCGATTATGTTAAACTGGTTAAAGGACTTTGTGCTGACCACAACGTAAGCTTGATGACAGTCCCAAGTGCAAAGACCCTTGGCGAGTGGGCTGGT TTGTGCAAGATTGATTCTGAGGGAAAGGCTAGGAAGGTAGTTGGCTGCTCTTGTGTTGTTGTGAAG GATTTTGGGGAGGTTCATGAAGCTCTTCATATTGTTCAGGAGCATGTCAAGTCTCACTGA